A region from the Pararge aegeria chromosome Z, ilParAegt1.1, whole genome shotgun sequence genome encodes:
- the LOC120636454 gene encoding EF-hand calcium-binding domain-containing protein 1-like: MSASLDSVLDPMEEIRYRKKHGRMWIEIQKDTHFSFDELEHVMVIFFKIQKRDEKPAASDLISRAHFRDVLHTGLGMTDAYMMERVMVALDRGTSPYVTMSTFAKAMSLYLRGTLEERIIYAFTCYDLLGEGYLRRETMYQLMKKSLAKASRDDDVEEAVKELVDIMLKRMDMDLDGVINFQDFQTAVTKTPPLLELLGYCLPERPAVYAFLSTWCPDWAKM, from the exons atGTCGGCATCTCTTGATTCGGTTTTGGATCCCATGGAGGAAATAAGATATCGTAAAAAGCATGGTAGAATGTGGATTGAAATTCAGAAGGATACACATTTTTCTTTTGATGAATTGGAGC ATGTTatggttatttttttcaaaatccaaAAGCGCGATGAGAAACCAGCTGCTTCTGATTTGATATCCAG GGCACATTTTCGCGACGTCTTACATACAGGTCTTGGTATGACGGACGCGTACATGATGGAACGGGTTATGGTGGCTCTGGATAGAGGGACTTCTCCTTACGTCACTATGTCGACATTTGCTAAGGCGATGTCGCTTTATTTACGTGGTACCTTGGAGGAGCGAATTATTTACGCATTTACG TGTTACGACTTACTGGGGGAGGGTTATTTGAGAAGGGAAACTATGTATCAGCTAATGAAGAAGAGCTTAGCAAAAGCTTCGCGAGATGACGACGTCGAAGAAGCTGTAAAA GAACTAGTTGATATAATGTTGAAACGGATGGATATGGATCTGGACGGGGTTATCAACTTCCAAGATTTTCAAACAGCAGTGACTAAAACACCTCCACTGCTGGAACTTTTGGGTTATTGCCTCCCCGAACGACCTGCCGTTTATGCTTTCCTCAGTACCTGGTGTCCTGATTGGGCGAAAATGTGA